The following coding sequences lie in one Rutidosis leptorrhynchoides isolate AG116_Rl617_1_P2 chromosome 4, CSIRO_AGI_Rlap_v1, whole genome shotgun sequence genomic window:
- the LOC139844873 gene encoding probable F-box protein At5g04010 — protein MASSIIIPYQVLDLIANILDPKTLALASCVSKSWCTILSSDHLWEHLCTTHFPSLSHLRATTAPPLTFRRLFGLGCTATNRRKKQPITPKITLEKLLFIITLTNSNSPPVTLIRPGSSLIRQDSKPLFRFDIDVTDHEKWLKFNVLDETNVTWNVVLKGYESVFTMMDCKGKGSFVSGSDGWFSVELPAAGCCCASSSGGSSGMMAEMRLGMREESGKMVVERVSVGVLSIVSWRYVGVDDGLRYLQHFLEPCNV, from the coding sequence atggCAAGTTCTATAATCATCCCATATCAAGTTCTTGATCTTATAGCCAACATTCTTGACCCCAAAACTTTAGCATTAGCTTCATGTGTTTCTAAGTCATGGTGCACCATTTTATCATCTGACCACCTTTGGGAACACCTTTGCACCACCCACTTTCCATCCTTATCCCACCTCCGCGCCACCACCGCGCCGCCGCTAACGTTCCGCCGTCTCTTTGGCCTCGGTTGCACCGCCACAAACCGTCGTAAAAAACAACCCATAACTCCCAAAATCACCCTAGAAAAGCTTCTTTTCATCATAACATTAACCAACTCAAACTCACCACCGGTTACCTTAATAAGACCGGGTTCGTCCCTTATTAGACAAGACTCGAAACCGTTGTTTCGGTTCGATATCGACGTTACGGATCATGAAAAGTGGTTAAAGTTTAACGTGTTGGATGAGACTAATGTGACGTGGAATGTGGTGTTAAAAGGGTATGAAAGTGTGTTTACAATGATGGATTGTAAAGGAAAAGGTAGTTTCGTTTCCGGTAGTGATGGGTGGTTTTCGGTTGAGTTGCCGGCGGCGGGGTGTTGTTGTGCATCGAGTTCCGGTGGTAGTAGTGGGATGATGGCGGAGATGAGGTTAGGAATGAGGGAAGAAAGTGGGAAAATGGTGGTTGAAAGAGTGAGTGTGGGGGTTCTGAGTATTGTTAGTTGGAGatatgttggtgttgatgatggactCAGATATTTGCAACATTTTCTTGAACCTTGTAACGTTTGA